The DNA segment CATGGCTCTTCCGAATTCATCCGCCTCCACCCTCACCCGAGCGTCATCAGGGCGTCCATGGAGCTTCACGGGCGCGCCACTGCTGAGGCTCCTATGGTCATCCAGGATGTGTGAAGCCATCCATGGAAGGAAGGCCTCGCTACCTGACACCGGGGCCACGTCCGGACGGAAGTGGGCTCCTGGCATTCTGCCTACCGCAGTCGGAACGAACCCTGGGAGATGATCAGCAGCTCCACGCCGGTGTTCGTCCTGGCGCCGAAGGACGTCAGGGTCGCGGCGGCGCTCCCGCGGGCCGCTGCGTCATACGTGGTGAAGGCGCTGACCACGGCATCAGAGAGCGCCGCCGCTGAAATCCTCCCGGCCTGCTCCAGCACCGTGCCCAGCGAGGCATCCAGCGCCGCGCTCGCCTGCGCTCCCGAGTTCACCGCGGAGTCGAAGGCGAGCTGGTTGCTGCTCGTGACCCCCAGATACGCGCCCATCACGGACGCGCTGCCGCTGGTGGCGAGCTGGGCATCGAAGGACGTCCAGGCCGTCGCGGCCGCACCGGCCGACGTGGCGCCGGCGAGGTTCGTGCGCAGCGCCGTGGCGGCGGTGTTCGCCTGGGCCAGCACCGTGTCCGTGGCGCTGGCGGCCTGGAGCAGGGCCTTCACCGCGGCCTCGGTGGCTCGCGCCTCCAGCGCGGCGGCGGAGCGCGCCGATGCGTCCGCGACCGCGGCCCCCGCTCCGGTGGAGAGCCGCGCATCCACCGTCATGCGATAGGCCACGCTGGCCTCCCGCTCCGCCTGCTGGTCCTGTACGTCGCTCGCCTGGGGCGTGGCCGCACGCACCTCCGCGAAGAACGCGTCATAGGCCTGCGCCGCCTGACCACCCGCGTCCAGCGCGGCGTCCAGCTTCGCCGCCGCGTCCAGCGACGCGCTGAAGAGCTGGTCCTGCGTGATGACCACGCCCGCGCGGGCATACGCCTTGATCCGGGTCGCCTGCGCCGCGCGCACCGCCGCGCCGAGCGCCTTCACCGACTCCGTCGCCGTCTCCTTGAGCTGACCGCGCACCGCCGCGGCCTGCTCCACGTTCAGCCGCGCGCGCAGGTCCACCGTGTCCACGTTGTCCGGCGTCTCCCCGTCCCGCACCATCTGGACGTAGACCTCCGCCTCCAGCGAGGACTCACTGGTGATGGGCGGCGCCGTGCGCACGTCCTGCCCGGACTGCGGCGCCGTGGAGTCCAGCAGCGCGGAGCCCACCGTGACGCCGGACTTGTTCACCGCCTCGATGATCAGCCGCTGCCCCGCGTCGTCCAGCTCCAGCGTGTAGCTGCCGTCCGCCGCGACGTCGGCCTCGGCCAGCGTCGTCAGGTCGCCCGCCGCCACCACGCGGCTGATCCGCACCGTGGTGGTGGCCGACGCCGTCCCGTCGCCTCCCAGCGCGGGCGCGCCGTCGGTGAGCCCCTGGGACTGCTGACCGCCACCGTTGGTGACGTGCCCCCGGACCTGCACCTTGTCGCCGCCACAGGCCGCGAGCCACAGACCGACCACTGCACCCAGCACCACTTCACCCGCGCGACGCGTCCGCATGTGTAGGGAACCCCCGCCGGGCTCGAACCCGCCTCGGCATCGGGGGGAATACAACCAGGGCAAACGCGGGATGCAAGCAGCCGGGCGTGCTGCTGCCCCGGGGCACCGTCAGCTCATCTTCTCGAGCAGGCTCCAGAGCTGCGCCTGCTCCGCCGCGCTCAGGCGGCCAAGCCGCGCGCCGAACGCGTCCGACAACAGCGCGAGGCCCCGCGCCGTCACCTTGCGCCCGGCGGGGGTGACCAGCAGCCGGTGCCGACGAAGGTCCTTGGAGTCGATCTCCCGGCGAAGCAAGCCCGCCGCCTCCAGCCGCTTCACGTACACCGTCACCGTCGGCTTGGGCATGCTCAGGACCGCCGCCAGCTCCGCCGGGTAGGGGGTCTCCTCCACCTGCGCCAGCACGAACAGCTCCTTCACCTCCAGCCCCAGCGCGGAGATGTCCGGAGAGACACCGGAGATGACCGACATCAGCAGGTTGTAGTTCAGCGACCAGATCTTCGCCGGGTCGATTCTCGACATGGGACCTTGCGCGGAAATTGGTACAAAATTAAATCAGTTCAAGGCGGAACCAATCCGGCCCTCCCAAAACGGTAGCACAACCCCTGGAGCTCGCATGTCGCTCAACCACTACGTGACGCTCGGCCGCTCAGGCCTGCGCGTGAGCCCGCTGTGCCTCGGTGCGATGACGTTCGGTGAAGACCTCGGCTGGGGCACCAGCGTGGAGGAGTCCGAGCGGATCATCGACCGCTTCATCGAGCTGGGCGGCAACTTCATCGACACGGCGAACTTCTACACGAAGAGCCATTCCGAGAAGATCATCGGAGATCACGTCGGACGGCACCCTGCCCGGCGTGAGCGCCTGGTCATCGCCACGAAGTTCAGCGGGAACCTCTACCCCGGCGACCCGAACGGGGGCGGCTCCGGCCGCAAGTCCATCATCTCTGCCTGCGAGAACTCGCTCCGCCGCCTGCAGACCGACTACATCGACCTGTACTGGCTGCACAACTGGGACAGGCACACGCCCATCGACGAGACGATGGCCGCGCTCGAGGACCTCGTGAAGGCCGGCAAGGTCCGCTACATCGGCGTCTCCGACACGCCGGCGTGGAAGATCGTCGAGGCGAACATGACGGCGCGCTTCCGAGGCTGGTCCGCCTTCATCGGGTTGCAGATCGAGTACTCGCTGCTCGAGCGCAGCGTGGAGCAGGAGCTGGTGCCCATGGCCCTGGAGCACGGGCTGGGCATCACCCCCTGGTCGCCGCTCAAGAGCGGCGCGCTCAGCGGCAAGTACACCCGCAAGAACGCGGGACAGCTGAAGGGCGACCGGGGCGCCTTCATCGAGCCCTTCCTCAACGAGAAGACCTACACCGTCGTCGACGCGCTGGAGGTCATCGCCCGGGCGCACGAGAGCACCCCGGCGCGCGTGGCGCTGGCGTGGGTCATGGCGAAGCCGGGCGTGGGGTCCACCATCATCGGCGCGCGGCGCATGGCGCAGCTCGAGGACAACCTGAAGGCCGCCGACGTGAAGCTCACGGCCGAGGAGCTGGCCCGGCTGGACGAGCTCACGAAGCCCACGTTCGGGTTCCCGCAGAGCATGGAGCCCATGTTCCCCGCCATCCACAACGGCGGGAC comes from the Corallococcus macrosporus genome and includes:
- a CDS encoding MarR family winged helix-turn-helix transcriptional regulator, producing the protein MSRIDPAKIWSLNYNLLMSVISGVSPDISALGLEVKELFVLAQVEETPYPAELAAVLSMPKPTVTVYVKRLEAAGLLRREIDSKDLRRHRLLVTPAGRKVTARGLALLSDAFGARLGRLSAAEQAQLWSLLEKMS
- a CDS encoding aldo/keto reductase encodes the protein MSLNHYVTLGRSGLRVSPLCLGAMTFGEDLGWGTSVEESERIIDRFIELGGNFIDTANFYTKSHSEKIIGDHVGRHPARRERLVIATKFSGNLYPGDPNGGGSGRKSIISACENSLRRLQTDYIDLYWLHNWDRHTPIDETMAALEDLVKAGKVRYIGVSDTPAWKIVEANMTARFRGWSAFIGLQIEYSLLERSVEQELVPMALEHGLGITPWSPLKSGALSGKYTRKNAGQLKGDRGAFIEPFLNEKTYTVVDALEVIARAHESTPARVALAWVMAKPGVGSTIIGARRMAQLEDNLKAADVKLTAEELARLDELTKPTFGFPQSMEPMFPAIHNGGTSVNGVEMPASPFGVQKGDKIY